A single genomic interval of Oryzias latipes chromosome 3, ASM223467v1 harbors:
- the kifc3 gene encoding kinesin-like protein KIFC3 isoform X4, producing the protein MFRCFILTGYSASGDVQTGHLTAQVGPAGRSAAGQWSGSTAMLGWVGTLINKGWLDRQHGAHPGERSRRSGAPVQRSSALLSPAVMFSSRKTWDIGHAPCLQELWKTDISLDAGSVDFLMSDGEDESSFLSLPSAPFSQRRSLTAELSDANSQKLLIQKVAWFCLWTPANTLQDKVCDFQARLRSEEVARHLLVQQLQHSVQPKAGGGVQAQQEEPRSAAPNGVKLLQPSEPWRTFSCAEEKQLVKQLHSQVKELEEKLLDQTQEVERLRSELGATDLEKQLERLLVENRRLKQELKSCRCSELQKVDAAETCSRCPHSQEAEGLRREVSRWESQARLVALEKELLEKSSRVEVLQRQLEDSRRQADEWRSRQVEAEQKLRLCLQEREEGLVRQETAPPRVQTVEVDSAGSQKDLADMQTQNGALQEQLCAQRLRLQELETQLHESQRTSTQLRTQILVYEGEMERAQGQLEAEMQNLEEEKNRVIEEAFIRAESEMKAVHENLAGVRLNLLSLQPALRTLTSDYNCLKRQVQDFPFMLDRAITEAKQEICQVIGEVSSANQELLRKYRREMNLRKKCHNELVRLKGNIRVFCRVRPVSQEEQDSADAKTLLSFDSEDDAVLYLSNKGKTMTFELDKIFPPQATQEEVFQEVQSLVTSCIDGFNVCIFAYGQTGSGKTYTMEGVEGDPGINQRALRLLFDEVTEKAPDWDYRITVSLVEIYNETLRDLLRENPTDKLDIKMNPDGSGQLYVPGLTERTVQSPEDINRVFELGHANRATACTNLNEHSSRSHALLIITVSGFNGATGTRTQGRLNLVDLAGSERIGKSGAEGSRLREAQCINKSLSALGDVISALRGKHAHVPFRNSRLTYLLQDSLSGDSKTLMMVQVSPLPGNMSESVCSLKFAQRVRSVELSSSSSTSRRHENSSTSSSPTHDSVELDSPPVTPVPLPISRASSAGSTLSSTSRTPSSSRRRSQSQLAAGLSCKRGGVPLAVCPPPSSVSSFCGLVGWFADRQVDSGGPVVGDGGQDD; encoded by the exons ATGTTCAGGTGCTTCATCCTGACCGGCTACTCTGCATCAGGTGATGTGCAGACGGGTCACCTGACCGCCCAGGTGGGTCCAGCAGGACGCTCGGCAGCGGGTCAGTGGTCCGGGTCGACGGCCATGCTGGGTTGGGTGGGAACGCTGATCAATAAGGGCTGGCTGGACCGGCAGCATGGCGCCCATCCTGGAGAGAGGAGTCGCCGCAGTGGAGCG CCGGTCCAGCGGTCCAGCGCTCTGCTCAGCCCTGCGGTCATGTTCAGCTCAAGAAAGACCTGGGACATTGGCCACGCCCCCTGCCTGCAGGAGCTCTGGAAGACGGACATTTCATTGGACG CCGGCTCGGTGGACTTCTTGATGAGTGACGGTGAAGATGAGAGTTCCTTCCTGTCTCTGCCCTCCGCCCCCTTCTCACAGCGCCGCTCTCTGACCGCCGAGCTCAGCGACGCCAACAGCCAGAAGCTGCTCATTCAG AAGGTGGCCTGGTTCTGCCTGTGGACTCCTGCCAAC ACTCTGCAGGACAAAGTGTGCGACTTTCAAGCCCGTCTGCGCTCTGAGGAAGTGGCCCGCCACCTGCtggtgcagcagctgcagcacagcGTCCAGCCGAAGGCGGGTGGAGGCGTTCAGGCGCAGCAGGAGGAGCCGCGGTCAGCTGCGCCAAATG GTGTGAAGCTGCTTCAGCCGAGTGAACCTTGGAGAACTTTCAGCTGTgcagaagaaaagcagcttgttAAGCAGCTGCACTCTCAG gtgaaggagctggaggagaagctgctggATCAGACTCAGGAGGTGGAGAGACTCCGCTCTGAGCTG GGGGCGACGGACCTGGAGAAGCAGCTGGAGCGGCTGCTGGTGGAGAACCGACGGCTGAAGCAGGAGCTGAAATCATGCAGGTGCTCAGAGCTTCAGAAGGTGGACGCGGCAGAAACCTGCAGCCGCTGCCCCCACAGCCAG GAAGCAGAGGGTCTGCGGCGGGAGGTGTCCCGCTGGGAGAGCCAGGCCCGGCTGGTGGCGCTGGAGAAGGAGCTGCTGGAGAAAAGCTCCAGGGTGGAGGTCCTGCAGCGGCAGCTGGAGGACAGCCGGAGGCAGGCGGACGAGTGGAGGAGCAGGCAGGTGGAGGCGGAACAGAAACTCCGCCTCTGTCTGCAGGAACGGGAGGAGGGACTCGTCAGACAAGAAACGGCGCCCCCCAGAGTACAG ACGGTGGAGGTGGATTCGGCGGGTTCACAGAAAGACCTGGCTGACATGCAGACGCAGAACGGCGCCCTGCAGGAGCAGCTGTGCGCCCAGCGGCTGCGGCTGCAGGAGCTGGAGACGCAGCTGCACGAGTCGCAGAGGACGTCCACGCAGCTCCGGACTCAG ATCCTGGTCTATGAGGGTGAGATGGAGCGAGCTCAGGGGCAGCTGGAGGCCGAGATGCAGaacctggaggaggagaagaaccGCGTCATCGAGGAGGCCTTCATCAGAGCCGAGAGCGAAATGAAGGCCGTGCACGAGAACCTGGCAG GTGTGCGCCTGAACCTGCTGAGCCTCCAGCCGGCGCTCCGGACTCTGACCTCAGACTACAACTGTCTGAAAAGGCAGGTCCAGGACTTCCCCTTCATGCTGGACAGAGCCATCACTGAGGCCAAGCAGGAG atcTGTCAGGTGATCGGTGAGGTCAGCTCGGCCAACCAGGAGCTGCTGCGTAAATACCGGCGGGAGATGAACCTGAGGAAGAAGTGCCACAACGAGCTGGTCCGACTCAAAG GTAACATCCGCGTCTTCTGCCGCGTCCGGCCCGTCAGCCAGGAGGAGCAGGACTCCGCCGACGCCAAAACGCTGCTGAGCTTTGACTCTGAGGACGACGCCGTCCTCTACCTGTCCAACAAGGGCAAGACCATGACCTTTGAACTGGACAAGATCTTCCCGCCTCAGGCCACGCAGGAGGAG GTGTTCCAGGAAGTCCAGTCGCTGGTCACTTCCTGTATCGACGGCTTCAACGTCTGCATTTTTGCGTATGGACAGACTGGCTCTGGGAAAACGTACACGATGGAG ggCGTGGAAGGCGACCCCGGGATCAACCAGCGAGCGCTCCGCCTGCTGTTCGACGAGGTGACGGAGAAAGCGCCGGACTGGGACTACAGGATCACAGTGAGCCTGGTGGAGATCTACAACGAGACGCTGCG CGACCTGCTGAGGGAAAACCCGACCGACAAGCTGGACATCAAGATGAACCCGGACGGCAGCGGGCAGCTCTACGTTCCCGGACTGACGGAGAGGACGGTTCAGAGTCCAGAGGACATCAACCGG GTGTTCGAGCTGGGTCACGCCAACAGAGCGACGGCGTGCACCAACCTGAACGAGCACAGCTCGCGCTCCCACGCGCTGCTCATCATCACCGTGTCGGGATTCAACGGCGCCACCGGAACCCGGACTCAGG GGAGGCTGAACCTGGTGGACCTGGCCGGTTCGGAGCGGATCGGGAAGTCCGGCGCCGAAGGGAGCCGTCTCCGGGAAGCTCAGTGCATCAACAAGTCTCTGTCTGCGCTCGGTGATGTCATCAGCGCGCTGCGCGGCAAACACGCCCACGTGCCCTTCAGGAACTCGCGCCTCACCTACCTGCTGCAGGACTCCCTGAGCGGCGACAGCAAAACCCTGATGATGGTGCAG GTCTCTCCGTTGCCCGGCAACATGAGCGAGTCGGTCTGCTCGCTGAAGTTTGCCCAGAGGGTCCGCAGTGTGGAgctaagctcctcctcctcgacCTCCAGGAGGCACGAGAACTCGTCCACCTCGTCCTCGCCGACGCACGACAGCGTTGAG
- the kifc3 gene encoding kinesin-like protein KIFC3 isoform X2, with product MFRCFILTGYSASGDVQTGHLTAQVGPAGRSAAGQWSGSTAMLGWVGTLINKGWLDRQHGAHPGERSRRSGAPVQRSSALLSPAVMFSSRKTWDIGHAPCLQELWKTDISLDAGSVDFLMSDGEDESSFLSLPSAPFSQRRSLTAELSDANSQKLLIQTLQDKVCDFQARLRSEEVARHLLVQQLQHSVQPKAGGGVQAQQEEPRSAAPNGVKLLQPSEPWRTFSCAEEKQLVKQLHSQVKELEEKLLDQTQEVERLRSELGATDLEKQLERLLVENRRLKQELKSCRCSELQKVDAAETCSRCPHSQEAEGLRREVSRWESQARLVALEKELLEKSSRVEVLQRQLEDSRRQADEWRSRQVEAEQKLRLCLQEREEGLVRQETAPPRVQTVEVDSAGSQKDLADMQTQNGALQEQLCAQRLRLQELETQLHESQRTSTQLRTQLLLHHRKAEADGRGHGKGAHGLPKILVYEGEMERAQGQLEAEMQNLEEEKNRVIEEAFIRAESEMKAVHENLAGVRLNLLSLQPALRTLTSDYNCLKRQVQDFPFMLDRAITEAKQEICQVIGEVSSANQELLRKYRREMNLRKKCHNELVRLKGNIRVFCRVRPVSQEEQDSADAKTLLSFDSEDDAVLYLSNKGKTMTFELDKIFPPQATQEEVFQEVQSLVTSCIDGFNVCIFAYGQTGSGKTYTMEGVEGDPGINQRALRLLFDEVTEKAPDWDYRITVSLVEIYNETLRDLLRENPTDKLDIKMNPDGSGQLYVPGLTERTVQSPEDINRVFELGHANRATACTNLNEHSSRSHALLIITVSGFNGATGTRTQGRLNLVDLAGSERIGKSGAEGSRLREAQCINKSLSALGDVISALRGKHAHVPFRNSRLTYLLQDSLSGDSKTLMMVQVSPLPGNMSESVCSLKFAQRVRSVELSSSSSTSRRHENSSTSSSPTHDSVELDSPPVTPVPLPISRASSAGSTLSSTSRTPSSSRRRSQSQLAAGLSCKRGGVPLAVCPPPSSVSSFCGLVGWFADRQVDSGGPVVGDGGQDD from the exons ATGTTCAGGTGCTTCATCCTGACCGGCTACTCTGCATCAGGTGATGTGCAGACGGGTCACCTGACCGCCCAGGTGGGTCCAGCAGGACGCTCGGCAGCGGGTCAGTGGTCCGGGTCGACGGCCATGCTGGGTTGGGTGGGAACGCTGATCAATAAGGGCTGGCTGGACCGGCAGCATGGCGCCCATCCTGGAGAGAGGAGTCGCCGCAGTGGAGCG CCGGTCCAGCGGTCCAGCGCTCTGCTCAGCCCTGCGGTCATGTTCAGCTCAAGAAAGACCTGGGACATTGGCCACGCCCCCTGCCTGCAGGAGCTCTGGAAGACGGACATTTCATTGGACG CCGGCTCGGTGGACTTCTTGATGAGTGACGGTGAAGATGAGAGTTCCTTCCTGTCTCTGCCCTCCGCCCCCTTCTCACAGCGCCGCTCTCTGACCGCCGAGCTCAGCGACGCCAACAGCCAGAAGCTGCTCATTCAG ACTCTGCAGGACAAAGTGTGCGACTTTCAAGCCCGTCTGCGCTCTGAGGAAGTGGCCCGCCACCTGCtggtgcagcagctgcagcacagcGTCCAGCCGAAGGCGGGTGGAGGCGTTCAGGCGCAGCAGGAGGAGCCGCGGTCAGCTGCGCCAAATG GTGTGAAGCTGCTTCAGCCGAGTGAACCTTGGAGAACTTTCAGCTGTgcagaagaaaagcagcttgttAAGCAGCTGCACTCTCAG gtgaaggagctggaggagaagctgctggATCAGACTCAGGAGGTGGAGAGACTCCGCTCTGAGCTG GGGGCGACGGACCTGGAGAAGCAGCTGGAGCGGCTGCTGGTGGAGAACCGACGGCTGAAGCAGGAGCTGAAATCATGCAGGTGCTCAGAGCTTCAGAAGGTGGACGCGGCAGAAACCTGCAGCCGCTGCCCCCACAGCCAG GAAGCAGAGGGTCTGCGGCGGGAGGTGTCCCGCTGGGAGAGCCAGGCCCGGCTGGTGGCGCTGGAGAAGGAGCTGCTGGAGAAAAGCTCCAGGGTGGAGGTCCTGCAGCGGCAGCTGGAGGACAGCCGGAGGCAGGCGGACGAGTGGAGGAGCAGGCAGGTGGAGGCGGAACAGAAACTCCGCCTCTGTCTGCAGGAACGGGAGGAGGGACTCGTCAGACAAGAAACGGCGCCCCCCAGAGTACAG ACGGTGGAGGTGGATTCGGCGGGTTCACAGAAAGACCTGGCTGACATGCAGACGCAGAACGGCGCCCTGCAGGAGCAGCTGTGCGCCCAGCGGCTGCGGCTGCAGGAGCTGGAGACGCAGCTGCACGAGTCGCAGAGGACGTCCACGCAGCTCCGGACTCAG CTGCTCCTCCATCACAGAAAGGCCGAGGCGGATGGGAGGGGTCACGGCAAGGGGGCCCACGGGTTACCTAAG ATCCTGGTCTATGAGGGTGAGATGGAGCGAGCTCAGGGGCAGCTGGAGGCCGAGATGCAGaacctggaggaggagaagaaccGCGTCATCGAGGAGGCCTTCATCAGAGCCGAGAGCGAAATGAAGGCCGTGCACGAGAACCTGGCAG GTGTGCGCCTGAACCTGCTGAGCCTCCAGCCGGCGCTCCGGACTCTGACCTCAGACTACAACTGTCTGAAAAGGCAGGTCCAGGACTTCCCCTTCATGCTGGACAGAGCCATCACTGAGGCCAAGCAGGAG atcTGTCAGGTGATCGGTGAGGTCAGCTCGGCCAACCAGGAGCTGCTGCGTAAATACCGGCGGGAGATGAACCTGAGGAAGAAGTGCCACAACGAGCTGGTCCGACTCAAAG GTAACATCCGCGTCTTCTGCCGCGTCCGGCCCGTCAGCCAGGAGGAGCAGGACTCCGCCGACGCCAAAACGCTGCTGAGCTTTGACTCTGAGGACGACGCCGTCCTCTACCTGTCCAACAAGGGCAAGACCATGACCTTTGAACTGGACAAGATCTTCCCGCCTCAGGCCACGCAGGAGGAG GTGTTCCAGGAAGTCCAGTCGCTGGTCACTTCCTGTATCGACGGCTTCAACGTCTGCATTTTTGCGTATGGACAGACTGGCTCTGGGAAAACGTACACGATGGAG ggCGTGGAAGGCGACCCCGGGATCAACCAGCGAGCGCTCCGCCTGCTGTTCGACGAGGTGACGGAGAAAGCGCCGGACTGGGACTACAGGATCACAGTGAGCCTGGTGGAGATCTACAACGAGACGCTGCG CGACCTGCTGAGGGAAAACCCGACCGACAAGCTGGACATCAAGATGAACCCGGACGGCAGCGGGCAGCTCTACGTTCCCGGACTGACGGAGAGGACGGTTCAGAGTCCAGAGGACATCAACCGG GTGTTCGAGCTGGGTCACGCCAACAGAGCGACGGCGTGCACCAACCTGAACGAGCACAGCTCGCGCTCCCACGCGCTGCTCATCATCACCGTGTCGGGATTCAACGGCGCCACCGGAACCCGGACTCAGG GGAGGCTGAACCTGGTGGACCTGGCCGGTTCGGAGCGGATCGGGAAGTCCGGCGCCGAAGGGAGCCGTCTCCGGGAAGCTCAGTGCATCAACAAGTCTCTGTCTGCGCTCGGTGATGTCATCAGCGCGCTGCGCGGCAAACACGCCCACGTGCCCTTCAGGAACTCGCGCCTCACCTACCTGCTGCAGGACTCCCTGAGCGGCGACAGCAAAACCCTGATGATGGTGCAG GTCTCTCCGTTGCCCGGCAACATGAGCGAGTCGGTCTGCTCGCTGAAGTTTGCCCAGAGGGTCCGCAGTGTGGAgctaagctcctcctcctcgacCTCCAGGAGGCACGAGAACTCGTCCACCTCGTCCTCGCCGACGCACGACAGCGTTGAG
- the kifc3 gene encoding kinesin-like protein KIFC3 isoform X6, translating into MFRCFILTGYSASGDVQTGHLTAQVGPAGRSAAGQWSGSTAMLGWVGTLINKGWLDRQHGAHPGERSRRSGAPVQRSSALLSPAVMFSSRKTWDIGHAPCLQELWKTDISLDAGSVDFLMSDGEDESSFLSLPSAPFSQRRSLTAELSDANSQKLLIQKVAWFCLWTPANTLQDKVCDFQARLRSEEVARHLLVQQLQHSVQPKAGGGVQAQQEEPRSAAPNGVKLLQPSEPWRTFSCAEEKQLVKQLHSQVKELEEKLLDQTQEVERLRSELGATDLEKQLERLLVENRRLKQELKSCRCSELQKVDAAETCSRCPHSQEAEGLRREVSRWESQARLVALEKELLEKSSRVEVLQRQLEDSRRQADEWRSRQVEAEQKLRLCLQEREEGLVRQETAPPRVQTVEVDSAGSQKDLADMQTQNGALQEQLCAQRLRLQELETQLHESQRTSTQLRTQLLLHHRKAEADGRGHGKGAHGLPKILVYEGEMERAQGQLEAEMQNLEEEKNRVIEEAFIRAESEMKAVHENLAGVRLNLLSLQPALRTLTSDYNCLKRQVQDFPFMLDRAITEAKQEICQVIGEVSSANQELLRKYRREMNLRKKCHNELVRLKGNIRVFCRVRPVSQEEQDSADAKTLLSFDSEDDAVLYLSNKGKTMTFELDKIFPPQATQEEVFQEVQSLVTSCIDGFNVCIFAYGQTGSGKTYTMEGVEGDPGINQRALRLLFDEVTEKAPDWDYRITVSLVEIYNETLRDLLRENPTDKLDIKMNPDGSGQLYVPGLTERTVQSPEDINRVFELGHANRATACTNLNEHSSRSHALLIITVSGFNGATGTRTQGRLNLVDLAGSERIGKSGAEGSRLREAQCINKSLSALGDVISALRGKHAHVPFRNSRLTYLLQDSLSGDSKTLMMVQVSPLPGNMSESVCSLKFAQRVRSVELSSSSSTSRRHENSSTSSSPTHDSVELDSPPVTPVPLPISRASSAGSTLSSTSRTPSSSRRRSQSQLAAGRLKLTA; encoded by the exons ATGTTCAGGTGCTTCATCCTGACCGGCTACTCTGCATCAGGTGATGTGCAGACGGGTCACCTGACCGCCCAGGTGGGTCCAGCAGGACGCTCGGCAGCGGGTCAGTGGTCCGGGTCGACGGCCATGCTGGGTTGGGTGGGAACGCTGATCAATAAGGGCTGGCTGGACCGGCAGCATGGCGCCCATCCTGGAGAGAGGAGTCGCCGCAGTGGAGCG CCGGTCCAGCGGTCCAGCGCTCTGCTCAGCCCTGCGGTCATGTTCAGCTCAAGAAAGACCTGGGACATTGGCCACGCCCCCTGCCTGCAGGAGCTCTGGAAGACGGACATTTCATTGGACG CCGGCTCGGTGGACTTCTTGATGAGTGACGGTGAAGATGAGAGTTCCTTCCTGTCTCTGCCCTCCGCCCCCTTCTCACAGCGCCGCTCTCTGACCGCCGAGCTCAGCGACGCCAACAGCCAGAAGCTGCTCATTCAG AAGGTGGCCTGGTTCTGCCTGTGGACTCCTGCCAAC ACTCTGCAGGACAAAGTGTGCGACTTTCAAGCCCGTCTGCGCTCTGAGGAAGTGGCCCGCCACCTGCtggtgcagcagctgcagcacagcGTCCAGCCGAAGGCGGGTGGAGGCGTTCAGGCGCAGCAGGAGGAGCCGCGGTCAGCTGCGCCAAATG GTGTGAAGCTGCTTCAGCCGAGTGAACCTTGGAGAACTTTCAGCTGTgcagaagaaaagcagcttgttAAGCAGCTGCACTCTCAG gtgaaggagctggaggagaagctgctggATCAGACTCAGGAGGTGGAGAGACTCCGCTCTGAGCTG GGGGCGACGGACCTGGAGAAGCAGCTGGAGCGGCTGCTGGTGGAGAACCGACGGCTGAAGCAGGAGCTGAAATCATGCAGGTGCTCAGAGCTTCAGAAGGTGGACGCGGCAGAAACCTGCAGCCGCTGCCCCCACAGCCAG GAAGCAGAGGGTCTGCGGCGGGAGGTGTCCCGCTGGGAGAGCCAGGCCCGGCTGGTGGCGCTGGAGAAGGAGCTGCTGGAGAAAAGCTCCAGGGTGGAGGTCCTGCAGCGGCAGCTGGAGGACAGCCGGAGGCAGGCGGACGAGTGGAGGAGCAGGCAGGTGGAGGCGGAACAGAAACTCCGCCTCTGTCTGCAGGAACGGGAGGAGGGACTCGTCAGACAAGAAACGGCGCCCCCCAGAGTACAG ACGGTGGAGGTGGATTCGGCGGGTTCACAGAAAGACCTGGCTGACATGCAGACGCAGAACGGCGCCCTGCAGGAGCAGCTGTGCGCCCAGCGGCTGCGGCTGCAGGAGCTGGAGACGCAGCTGCACGAGTCGCAGAGGACGTCCACGCAGCTCCGGACTCAG CTGCTCCTCCATCACAGAAAGGCCGAGGCGGATGGGAGGGGTCACGGCAAGGGGGCCCACGGGTTACCTAAG ATCCTGGTCTATGAGGGTGAGATGGAGCGAGCTCAGGGGCAGCTGGAGGCCGAGATGCAGaacctggaggaggagaagaaccGCGTCATCGAGGAGGCCTTCATCAGAGCCGAGAGCGAAATGAAGGCCGTGCACGAGAACCTGGCAG GTGTGCGCCTGAACCTGCTGAGCCTCCAGCCGGCGCTCCGGACTCTGACCTCAGACTACAACTGTCTGAAAAGGCAGGTCCAGGACTTCCCCTTCATGCTGGACAGAGCCATCACTGAGGCCAAGCAGGAG atcTGTCAGGTGATCGGTGAGGTCAGCTCGGCCAACCAGGAGCTGCTGCGTAAATACCGGCGGGAGATGAACCTGAGGAAGAAGTGCCACAACGAGCTGGTCCGACTCAAAG GTAACATCCGCGTCTTCTGCCGCGTCCGGCCCGTCAGCCAGGAGGAGCAGGACTCCGCCGACGCCAAAACGCTGCTGAGCTTTGACTCTGAGGACGACGCCGTCCTCTACCTGTCCAACAAGGGCAAGACCATGACCTTTGAACTGGACAAGATCTTCCCGCCTCAGGCCACGCAGGAGGAG GTGTTCCAGGAAGTCCAGTCGCTGGTCACTTCCTGTATCGACGGCTTCAACGTCTGCATTTTTGCGTATGGACAGACTGGCTCTGGGAAAACGTACACGATGGAG ggCGTGGAAGGCGACCCCGGGATCAACCAGCGAGCGCTCCGCCTGCTGTTCGACGAGGTGACGGAGAAAGCGCCGGACTGGGACTACAGGATCACAGTGAGCCTGGTGGAGATCTACAACGAGACGCTGCG CGACCTGCTGAGGGAAAACCCGACCGACAAGCTGGACATCAAGATGAACCCGGACGGCAGCGGGCAGCTCTACGTTCCCGGACTGACGGAGAGGACGGTTCAGAGTCCAGAGGACATCAACCGG GTGTTCGAGCTGGGTCACGCCAACAGAGCGACGGCGTGCACCAACCTGAACGAGCACAGCTCGCGCTCCCACGCGCTGCTCATCATCACCGTGTCGGGATTCAACGGCGCCACCGGAACCCGGACTCAGG GGAGGCTGAACCTGGTGGACCTGGCCGGTTCGGAGCGGATCGGGAAGTCCGGCGCCGAAGGGAGCCGTCTCCGGGAAGCTCAGTGCATCAACAAGTCTCTGTCTGCGCTCGGTGATGTCATCAGCGCGCTGCGCGGCAAACACGCCCACGTGCCCTTCAGGAACTCGCGCCTCACCTACCTGCTGCAGGACTCCCTGAGCGGCGACAGCAAAACCCTGATGATGGTGCAG GTCTCTCCGTTGCCCGGCAACATGAGCGAGTCGGTCTGCTCGCTGAAGTTTGCCCAGAGGGTCCGCAGTGTGGAgctaagctcctcctcctcgacCTCCAGGAGGCACGAGAACTCGTCCACCTCGTCCTCGCCGACGCACGACAGCGTTGAG